Proteins co-encoded in one Apteryx mantelli isolate bAptMan1 chromosome 4, bAptMan1.hap1, whole genome shotgun sequence genomic window:
- the GATD1 gene encoding glutamine amidotransferase-like class 1 domain-containing protein 1 isoform X1 — MRKQPPPPGPAAPRAMSDRLGKPTCLIVASAAAAGVSAQSFLHCFTLTSSAFNLQVATPGGKSIDFVDVNESNMRWIQDFRMKSYASPAKLESIDGARYHALLIPNCPGAMTDLANSGYLARILQHFSTENKPICAVGHGVAALCCATNEDKSWVFQEYSLTGPSVYELIRQPNFASLSIIVEDFVKDSGATFSASKPDAVHVVLDRHLVTGQNENSTVLSVQNLILLCNSSRK; from the exons ATGAGGaaacagccgccgccgccgggccccgccgctccccgcgccaTGTCGGACCGGCTCGGCAAGCCCACCTGCCTCATCgtcgccagcgccgccgccgcgg GTGTGTCAGCCCAGTCCTTCCTTCATTGCTTTACACTAACTAGCTCTGCTTTTAATCTGCAAGTTGCTACTCCTGGG GGGAAATCAATTGATTTTGTGGATGTGAATGAAAGCAACATGCGTTGGATACAGGACTTCCGTATGAAATCTTATGCAAGCCCTGCCAAATTGGAGTCAATTGATG GTGCTAGATACCATGCATTGTTGATTCCTAACTGTCCTGGGGCTATGACTGACCTTGCAAACAGTGGATACCTAGCTAGGATATTGCAGCACTTCAGCACTGAGAACA aacctATCTGTGCGGTGGGACATGGAGTTGCAGCTTTGTGTTGTGCCACCAATGAGGATAAATCCTGGGTGTTTCAGGAATACAGCCTGACAGGG cctTCTGTGTATGAACTAATAAGGCAGCCTAATTTTGCCAGCTTGTCCATTATTGTGGAGGATTTTGTGAAAGATTCTGGAGCTACATTTAGTG CCAGCAAGCCAGATGCTGTACATGTCGTGCTGGACAGGCACCTGGTGACAGGACAGAATGAGAATTCCACTGTTCTATCGGTCCAAAACCTTATTCTTCTTTGCAATAGCAG CAGGAAATGA
- the GATD1 gene encoding glutamine amidotransferase-like class 1 domain-containing protein 1 isoform X2 → MRKQPPPPGPAAPRAMSDRLGKPTCLIVASAAAAGVSAQSFLHCFTLTSSAFNLQVATPGGKSIDFVDVNESNMRWIQDFRMKSYASPAKLESIDGARYHALLIPNCPGAMTDLANSGYLARILQHFSTENKPICAVGHGVAALCCATNEDKSWVFQEYSLTGPSVYELIRQPNFASLSIIVEDFVKDSGATFSASKPDAVHVVLDRHLVTGQNENSTVLSVQNLILLCNSRK, encoded by the exons ATGAGGaaacagccgccgccgccgggccccgccgctccccgcgccaTGTCGGACCGGCTCGGCAAGCCCACCTGCCTCATCgtcgccagcgccgccgccgcgg GTGTGTCAGCCCAGTCCTTCCTTCATTGCTTTACACTAACTAGCTCTGCTTTTAATCTGCAAGTTGCTACTCCTGGG GGGAAATCAATTGATTTTGTGGATGTGAATGAAAGCAACATGCGTTGGATACAGGACTTCCGTATGAAATCTTATGCAAGCCCTGCCAAATTGGAGTCAATTGATG GTGCTAGATACCATGCATTGTTGATTCCTAACTGTCCTGGGGCTATGACTGACCTTGCAAACAGTGGATACCTAGCTAGGATATTGCAGCACTTCAGCACTGAGAACA aacctATCTGTGCGGTGGGACATGGAGTTGCAGCTTTGTGTTGTGCCACCAATGAGGATAAATCCTGGGTGTTTCAGGAATACAGCCTGACAGGG cctTCTGTGTATGAACTAATAAGGCAGCCTAATTTTGCCAGCTTGTCCATTATTGTGGAGGATTTTGTGAAAGATTCTGGAGCTACATTTAGTG CCAGCAAGCCAGATGCTGTACATGTCGTGCTGGACAGGCACCTGGTGACAGGACAGAATGAGAATTCCACTGTTCTATCGGTCCAAAACCTTATTCTTCTTTGCAATAGCAG GAAATGA
- the GATD1 gene encoding glutamine amidotransferase-like class 1 domain-containing protein 1 isoform X3, giving the protein MRKQPPPPGPAAPRAMSDRLGKPTCLIVASAAAAGVSAQSFLHCFTLTSSAFNLQVATPGGKSIDFVDVNESNMRWIQDFRMKSYASPAKLESIDGARYHALLIPNCPGAMTDLANSGYLARILQHFSTENKPICAVGHGVAALCCATNEDKSWVFQEYSLTGPSVYELIRQPNFASLSIIVEDFVKDSGATFSASKPDAVHVVLDRHLVTGQNENSTVLSVQNLILLCNSR; this is encoded by the exons ATGAGGaaacagccgccgccgccgggccccgccgctccccgcgccaTGTCGGACCGGCTCGGCAAGCCCACCTGCCTCATCgtcgccagcgccgccgccgcgg GTGTGTCAGCCCAGTCCTTCCTTCATTGCTTTACACTAACTAGCTCTGCTTTTAATCTGCAAGTTGCTACTCCTGGG GGGAAATCAATTGATTTTGTGGATGTGAATGAAAGCAACATGCGTTGGATACAGGACTTCCGTATGAAATCTTATGCAAGCCCTGCCAAATTGGAGTCAATTGATG GTGCTAGATACCATGCATTGTTGATTCCTAACTGTCCTGGGGCTATGACTGACCTTGCAAACAGTGGATACCTAGCTAGGATATTGCAGCACTTCAGCACTGAGAACA aacctATCTGTGCGGTGGGACATGGAGTTGCAGCTTTGTGTTGTGCCACCAATGAGGATAAATCCTGGGTGTTTCAGGAATACAGCCTGACAGGG cctTCTGTGTATGAACTAATAAGGCAGCCTAATTTTGCCAGCTTGTCCATTATTGTGGAGGATTTTGTGAAAGATTCTGGAGCTACATTTAGTG CCAGCAAGCCAGATGCTGTACATGTCGTGCTGGACAGGCACCTGGTGACAGGACAGAATGAGAATTCCACTGTTCTATCGGTCCAAAACCTTATTCTTCTTTGCAATAGCAG GTGA
- the CEND1 gene encoding cell cycle exit and neuronal differentiation protein 1 has product MDSKGNVRSGNKPDAKAPSSGKAEKPNPGPATNADKKETPAKEQPAPATATATTKKAGGDAAVVNNHSNLKPSPATTETQEATGQSPDSDHKGNSTEESPGSIFDNMKPLIIVGGVVVAALAVIVGVAFLARKK; this is encoded by the coding sequence ATGGATTCCAAAGGCAATGTCCGAAGTGGAAACAAACCTGATGCCAAGGCCCCCAGCTCCGGAAAGGCAGAAAAGCCCAACCCTGGGCCTGCCACGAATGCAGACAAGAAGGAAACCCCTGCCAAAGAGCAGCCTGCCCCTGCCACTGCCACCGCTACCACCAAGAAGGCAGGTGGCGATGCTGCTGTTGTGAACAACCACAGCAACCTGAAACCCAGTCCTGCCACCACGGAGACACAAGAGGCCACCGGCCAGTCCCCTGACTCTGACCACAAGGGAAACAGCACTGAGGAGTCGCCAGGCAGCATCTTTGACAACATGAAGCCCTTGATCATCGTTGGAGGAGTGGTGGTGGCTGCACTTGCTGTGATTGTGGGAGTGGCATTCCTAGCCCGGAAAAAATGA